The Neofelis nebulosa isolate mNeoNeb1 chromosome 16, mNeoNeb1.pri, whole genome shotgun sequence genome includes a window with the following:
- the UBALD2 gene encoding UBA-like domain-containing protein 2 isoform X2 has translation MSVNMDELRHQVMINQFVLAAGCAADQAKQLLQAAHWQFETALSTFFQETNIPNGHHHHQMMCTPSNTPATPPNFPDALAMFSKLRASEGLQSGNGPMTAVACSPPANFSPFWASSPPGHQASWIPPSSPTAHSFHHLHHPQPTWPPGAQQGGSQQKAMAAMDGQR, from the exons ATGTCGGTGAACATGGACGAGCTGCGGCACCAGGTCATGATCAACCAGTTCGTGCTGGCCGCGGGGTGCGCGGCCGACCAGGCGAAGCAGCTGCTGCAGGCGGCCCACTGGCAGTTCGAG ACCGCCCTGAGCACGTTTTTCCAAGAAACCAACATTCCCAacggccaccaccaccaccagatg ATGTGCACCCCCAGCAACACACCTGCCACGCCGCCCAACTTTCCTGATGCACTGGCCATGTTCTCCAAGCTTCGTGCCTCGGAGGGCTTGCAGAGCGGCAACGGCCCCATGACGGCCGTGGCCTGCTCCCCCCCTGCAAACTTCAGCCCCTTCTGGGCCTCGTCCCCCCCTGGCCACCAGGCCTCTTGGATCCCACCCTCCTCGCCCACGGCCCACAGCTTCCACCACCTGCACCACCCACAGCCCACGTGGCCCCCCGGAGCACAGCAGGGGGGCTCCCAGCAGAAAGCCATGGCCGCCATGGATGGCCAGAGATGA
- the UBALD2 gene encoding UBA-like domain-containing protein 2 isoform X1: protein MSVNMDELRHQVMINQFVLAAGCAADQAKQLLQAAHWQFETALSTFFQETNIPNGHHHHQMQMCTPSNTPATPPNFPDALAMFSKLRASEGLQSGNGPMTAVACSPPANFSPFWASSPPGHQASWIPPSSPTAHSFHHLHHPQPTWPPGAQQGGSQQKAMAAMDGQR, encoded by the exons ATGTCGGTGAACATGGACGAGCTGCGGCACCAGGTCATGATCAACCAGTTCGTGCTGGCCGCGGGGTGCGCGGCCGACCAGGCGAAGCAGCTGCTGCAGGCGGCCCACTGGCAGTTCGAG ACCGCCCTGAGCACGTTTTTCCAAGAAACCAACATTCCCAacggccaccaccaccaccagatg cAGATGTGCACCCCCAGCAACACACCTGCCACGCCGCCCAACTTTCCTGATGCACTGGCCATGTTCTCCAAGCTTCGTGCCTCGGAGGGCTTGCAGAGCGGCAACGGCCCCATGACGGCCGTGGCCTGCTCCCCCCCTGCAAACTTCAGCCCCTTCTGGGCCTCGTCCCCCCCTGGCCACCAGGCCTCTTGGATCCCACCCTCCTCGCCCACGGCCCACAGCTTCCACCACCTGCACCACCCACAGCCCACGTGGCCCCCCGGAGCACAGCAGGGGGGCTCCCAGCAGAAAGCCATGGCCGCCATGGATGGCCAGAGATGA